One Kitasatospora sp. MAP12-44 DNA segment encodes these proteins:
- a CDS encoding nuclear transport factor 2 family protein, translated as MIIESPFDPLEQLLAERACERLIVEFVRRLDLGEPGTVAELFTPDGVWEWPHGDRRVQGREALRAYFGSRPADRLSRRMCTNVLVTVDSATRAHATSYFATYRVDGYTGGMVAPRLPANVGHYEDTFHRIDGSWLLASRRTMLPFGGDTERLG; from the coding sequence ATGATCATCGAATCGCCCTTTGACCCGCTGGAGCAGCTGCTCGCCGAGCGCGCCTGCGAGCGCCTGATCGTCGAGTTCGTCCGCCGACTCGACCTCGGGGAGCCCGGCACGGTGGCGGAGCTGTTCACTCCGGACGGAGTGTGGGAGTGGCCGCACGGCGACCGCCGGGTGCAGGGGCGCGAAGCACTGCGCGCCTACTTCGGCTCGCGGCCCGCCGACCGGCTCTCCCGCCGGATGTGCACCAACGTCCTGGTCACCGTGGACTCCGCGACCCGGGCCCACGCCACCAGCTACTTCGCGACCTACCGCGTCGACGGGTACACCGGCGGCATGGTGGCTCCCCGGCTGCCCGCGAATGTGGGCCACTACGAGGACACCTTCCACCGGATCGACGGCAGCTGGCTGCTGGCGAGCCGGCGCACCATGCTGCCCTTCGGCGGAGACACCGAGCGCCTCGGCTGA
- a CDS encoding pyridoxamine 5'-phosphate oxidase family protein produces MTDPYHRGEHEVQRRAGRLPRSGPSARVGGGPRIPEIAAAFLAAQPMLVLGAADAEDRLWATLLTGTPGFLHADGPAAVRIAARPLPGDPLHAAFALALASAEPTEVGMIAIEPASRRRMRMNGRATATGTDAGTGTGTGAGERGLRVALDQIYSNCPKYIQKRGYRFSQAHPLPATNGSELTTAQQELIRSADTFFIATADSEGHTDASHRGGLPGFVAVPAPDRLVWPDYPGNAMFNTLGNLAVHPAAGLLFVDWRTGTTLQLTGTARTDWDEQRAAAVPGAERLVEFTVTAVVETPGASPLRWDEPEFSRFNPPAAA; encoded by the coding sequence GTGACCGATCCCTACCACCGCGGCGAGCACGAGGTGCAGCGCCGGGCCGGCCGGCTGCCGCGCTCGGGGCCGTCCGCACGGGTCGGCGGCGGCCCGCGGATTCCCGAGATCGCGGCCGCCTTCCTGGCCGCCCAACCAATGCTGGTCCTCGGCGCGGCCGACGCCGAGGACCGGCTCTGGGCCACCCTGCTGACCGGCACCCCGGGCTTCCTGCACGCCGACGGGCCTGCGGCGGTACGGATCGCGGCTCGTCCGCTGCCCGGCGATCCGCTGCACGCGGCGTTCGCGCTTGCGCTCGCGTCTGCCGAGCCCACCGAGGTCGGCATGATCGCCATCGAACCGGCCAGCCGGCGCCGGATGCGGATGAACGGCCGGGCCACCGCCACGGGCACGGACGCCGGCACCGGCACCGGCACCGGCGCCGGCGAGCGTGGTCTGCGGGTCGCGCTGGACCAGATCTACTCCAACTGCCCCAAGTACATCCAGAAGCGCGGCTACCGGTTCAGCCAGGCGCACCCGCTCCCCGCCACCAACGGCAGCGAACTCACCACCGCCCAGCAGGAGTTGATCCGCTCAGCAGACACCTTCTTCATCGCCACCGCCGACTCCGAGGGGCACACCGACGCCTCGCATCGCGGCGGCCTCCCCGGCTTCGTCGCGGTGCCCGCGCCCGACCGGCTGGTCTGGCCCGACTACCCCGGCAACGCGATGTTCAACACGCTGGGCAACCTCGCCGTCCACCCGGCCGCCGGACTGCTCTTCGTCGACTGGCGGACCGGCACCACCCTCCAGCTGACCGGCACCGCCCGCACCGACTGGGACGAGCAGCGCGCAGCCGCCGTGCCGGGCGCCGAGCGGCTGGTGGAGTTCACCGTCACCGCCGTCGTGGAGACCCCGGGGGCCAGCCCGCTGCGCTGGGACGAGCCCGAGTTTTCCCGCTTCAACCCGCCCGCCGCCGCCTGA
- a CDS encoding VOC family protein, translating into MTHPTDPTGPTSLRTGHIGLNITDLDRSLGFYQQVFGFEVLGKGEDPERRWAFLGRGGQLMVTLWQQSAGSFATAAPGLHHLAFQVDSVEEVKAVEQVLVSISATFQYDGVVPHSEGASSGGIFFTDPDGIRLEVSTPAATDAGPAPSGTAPTCGFF; encoded by the coding sequence ATGACCCACCCCACCGACCCCACCGGCCCCACGTCCCTGCGGACCGGGCACATCGGTCTCAACATCACCGACCTCGACCGGTCGCTCGGCTTCTACCAGCAGGTGTTCGGCTTCGAGGTGCTGGGCAAGGGCGAGGACCCCGAGCGGCGCTGGGCCTTCCTCGGCCGCGGCGGGCAGCTGATGGTCACGCTCTGGCAGCAGAGCGCGGGCAGCTTTGCCACCGCCGCCCCGGGGCTGCACCACCTCGCGTTCCAGGTGGACAGCGTCGAGGAGGTCAAGGCCGTGGAGCAGGTGCTGGTGAGCATCTCCGCCACCTTCCAGTACGACGGCGTGGTGCCGCACAGCGAGGGCGCGAGCTCCGGCGGGATCTTCTTCACCGACCCGGACGGCATCCGCCTGGAGGTCTCCACCCCGGCCGCCACCGACGCCGGCCCGGCCCCCAGCGGCACCGCCCCCACCTGCGGCTTCTTCTAG
- a CDS encoding CGNR zinc finger domain-containing protein has protein sequence MSQYDAPPTDPRPLDPRPLPGEPLSLDLLNTRWNGGGTPQDLLDSVAGLARWLAWNGLADRAVADRATLDALLAAREAIARLADVPGEPQAVLALNEVLAHGWISRTLGPDGPQHRAEADAADWLPAWIAADDYLRLLAESPDRIRSCAHPDCVLHFYDTSKNGTRRWCSMASCGNRAKASRHYAKTKSG, from the coding sequence ATGTCCCAGTACGACGCACCGCCGACCGACCCGCGCCCACTTGACCCGCGCCCACTGCCGGGCGAGCCGCTCTCGCTGGACCTGCTCAACACCCGCTGGAACGGTGGCGGCACCCCCCAGGACCTGCTGGACTCCGTCGCCGGCCTGGCCCGCTGGCTGGCCTGGAACGGGCTCGCCGACCGGGCCGTCGCGGATCGCGCCACGCTGGACGCGCTGCTGGCCGCCCGCGAGGCGATCGCCCGGCTGGCGGACGTGCCCGGCGAGCCGCAGGCCGTGCTGGCCCTCAACGAGGTGCTCGCGCACGGCTGGATCAGCCGGACGCTGGGGCCGGACGGGCCGCAGCACCGGGCCGAGGCGGACGCCGCCGACTGGCTGCCGGCCTGGATCGCCGCCGACGACTACCTGCGCCTGCTGGCGGAATCCCCCGACCGGATCCGCAGCTGCGCGCACCCCGACTGCGTGCTGCACTTCTACGACACCTCGAAGAACGGCACCCGGCGCTGGTGCTCGATGGCCTCCTGCGGCAACCGCGCCAAGGCCTCGCGCCACTACGCCAAGACCAAGTCGGGCTGA
- a CDS encoding ParH-like protein, whose translation MAEQRGRPIELLPISWKPGIPCGLLVATGSADYIVYASDTSPLHRQHILLHEVAHLLCGHADEADTASGELMPHLSADLVRRVLGRTVYSEPQEQEAELLASMIMNRAVWANSAAEPEPELEPGAARGAAELDPFFGPPPRRRRKAGPSAEGGGARG comes from the coding sequence GTGGCCGAACAGCGCGGCAGGCCAATCGAGTTACTTCCGATATCGTGGAAACCGGGCATCCCCTGCGGCCTCCTGGTCGCCACCGGCTCGGCCGACTACATCGTCTACGCCAGCGACACCTCGCCGCTGCACCGGCAGCACATCCTGCTGCACGAAGTGGCTCACCTGCTCTGCGGCCACGCCGATGAGGCCGACACCGCCTCGGGTGAGCTGATGCCCCATCTCTCCGCTGACCTGGTACGGCGGGTGCTCGGTCGGACGGTCTACTCCGAGCCGCAGGAGCAGGAGGCCGAACTACTGGCTTCGATGATCATGAACCGCGCGGTGTGGGCGAATTCGGCGGCCGAGCCCGAGCCCGAGCTCGAGCCCGGGGCGGCGCGGGGCGCCGCTGAGCTGGACCCCTTCTTCGGCCCACCGCCCAGGCGCCGCCGCAAGGCGGGCCCGTCGGCGGAGGGTGGCGGCGCGCGTGGTTGA
- a CDS encoding MAB_1171c family putative transporter yields MVDPVIYAAAAVLLAFGAHRWVLLRGERRLPALRFAADFAFCLGAALLVLAPDTAAAIERTAGLPGLAMLVGDALRMTAACFLGLLAAALREPRSPREPVVPREPLPLPLPRPRGVPSVTVLALAVGLVLAVGFFLAAHVRSVAGEVSVPTADRAALAGYDATSLLYVGWQLATVARQIRSRSRFAGTSVLRIGLRLIGWSAAVGVLWTAWGFDDVRQALATGRQTDGEDLVSVVLGFLCVTLIAAGGTATGWARAAAPLRRRRWACRSHLALAPLWTALYQAFPEIALAPPGRRRARRLPRDVQFALYRRVIEIRDGLLLLRPHLPPLGAELEESAAGSAGPAAEAAVIVRALARASSGERSTGAGEFADSHPAGLAAECEVEWLVRVSAAFADAATGSRGLGNVMS; encoded by the coding sequence GTGGTTGACCCGGTGATCTACGCCGCGGCCGCAGTCCTCCTCGCCTTCGGGGCGCACCGCTGGGTCCTGCTCCGGGGCGAACGGCGGCTGCCGGCCCTGCGGTTCGCGGCCGACTTCGCGTTCTGCCTCGGTGCGGCGCTGCTCGTGCTGGCGCCGGACACGGCCGCGGCGATCGAGCGTACGGCCGGCCTGCCGGGGCTCGCCATGCTGGTGGGCGACGCCCTGCGGATGACCGCCGCCTGCTTCCTCGGCCTGCTCGCCGCAGCCCTGCGCGAGCCACGGTCCCCGCGTGAGCCGGTAGTTCCGCGCGAGCCACTGCCACTGCCACTGCCCCGGCCGCGCGGCGTTCCCAGCGTGACGGTGCTCGCGCTCGCGGTCGGCCTGGTGCTGGCCGTCGGCTTCTTCCTGGCCGCGCACGTCCGCTCGGTGGCCGGGGAGGTGTCCGTCCCGACCGCCGACCGCGCGGCCCTGGCAGGTTACGACGCCACCAGCCTGCTCTACGTGGGTTGGCAACTGGCCACCGTGGCACGGCAGATCCGCAGCCGCTCACGGTTCGCCGGCACGTCGGTGCTGCGGATCGGCCTGCGGCTGATCGGTTGGAGCGCGGCCGTCGGCGTGCTGTGGACCGCTTGGGGCTTCGACGACGTCCGGCAGGCGCTCGCCACCGGTCGGCAGACGGATGGCGAGGACCTGGTCTCCGTGGTCCTGGGCTTCCTCTGCGTGACGCTGATCGCCGCGGGTGGGACGGCCACCGGGTGGGCCAGGGCGGCGGCGCCCCTACGGCGTCGGCGCTGGGCCTGCCGCAGCCACCTCGCGCTGGCGCCGCTGTGGACCGCGCTGTACCAGGCCTTCCCGGAGATCGCGCTGGCCCCGCCCGGCCGTCGCCGCGCCCGGCGGCTGCCCCGCGACGTGCAGTTCGCGCTCTACCGGCGGGTGATCGAGATCCGCGACGGACTGCTGCTGCTCCGCCCCCATCTGCCGCCGCTGGGAGCGGAGTTGGAGGAGTCGGCCGCCGGCTCCGCAGGGCCGGCGGCCGAGGCGGCGGTGATCGTCCGCGCGCTGGCCCGGGCTTCTTCGGGCGAACGGTCCACCGGGGCAGGTGAGTTCGCCGATTCTCATCCGGCCGGCCTGGCGGCAGAGTGCGAGGTCGAGTGGCTGGTGCGGGTCTCGGCTGCCTTCGCCGACGCCGCAACGGGGAGTCGAGGCCTTGGCAATGTCATGAGCTGA
- the tnpA gene encoding IS200/IS605 family transposase gives MSPRWEPDPDIRRGNHVVYHLHAHLVFVTKYRREVFNDEMLTRCEAIMRDVCESFSAELREFNGEGDHVHLLVHYPPKVALSKLVNSLKGVSSRYLRAEYTGRINRIGTGSVFWAPSYFAGSCGGAPLSIVKEYIENQKQPA, from the coding sequence ATGTCACCACGCTGGGAACCAGATCCTGATATCCGCCGGGGAAACCATGTCGTCTATCACCTGCACGCACACTTGGTGTTCGTCACCAAGTACCGGCGTGAGGTCTTCAACGACGAGATGCTGACGCGCTGCGAGGCGATCATGCGGGACGTATGCGAGAGCTTCAGTGCGGAGCTGCGGGAATTCAACGGCGAAGGCGATCACGTCCACCTGCTGGTGCACTACCCGCCGAAGGTCGCCCTGTCCAAACTGGTCAACAGCCTCAAGGGCGTCAGCTCCCGCTACCTGCGGGCCGAGTACACCGGACGGATCAACCGCATCGGGACGGGCTCGGTATTCTGGGCACCCTCGTACTTCGCAGGGTCCTGCGGCGGCGCGCCGCTAAGCATCGTGAAGGAGTACATCGAGAACCAGAAGCAGCCGGCCTGA
- a CDS encoding transposase, translating to MRPTARQVQALAAMLVDHCSLYNGALEERRDAYRHASKTTVKYGQQSAQLKDIRAFDPQRQGRWSFSSQQATLRRLDKAFAAFFRRVKSGEKPGYPRFRGVNWFDTVDFPRDGDGCRWDSMPGHPPRVRFQGVGHVKVNQHRQVVGKVKTVSVKREGKRWYVVLTAEQSKPEPLEPTGSVVGIDLGIANFLADSNGGFVSNPRFGRENAEALAQAQRHLATFPRACRDNRAKKHRRAVEKVADLHGKVRRQRLDHAHKTALTLVRRHDLIAHEKLSISNMVRTPKPKPDPARPGGFLPNGAASKAGLNKSITDAGWGVFLAILTSKAASAGRTIIAVDPRNTSRTCPQPACGHVSGENRTTQAKFHCVRCGHTDHADTVGAINVLRAGLVHCDANPA from the coding sequence ATGCGACCCACCGCCCGTCAGGTCCAGGCCCTCGCCGCGATGCTGGTCGACCACTGCTCGCTCTACAACGGGGCCTTGGAGGAACGGCGCGACGCCTACCGTCACGCCTCGAAGACGACGGTTAAGTACGGCCAGCAGTCGGCGCAGCTCAAAGACATTCGGGCGTTCGACCCGCAGCGCCAGGGCCGGTGGTCGTTCTCCAGCCAGCAGGCGACGCTTCGGCGTCTGGACAAGGCGTTCGCCGCGTTCTTCCGTCGGGTCAAGTCCGGCGAGAAGCCCGGATACCCGCGCTTCCGGGGCGTGAACTGGTTCGACACGGTGGACTTCCCCAGGGACGGGGACGGCTGCCGGTGGGACTCGATGCCCGGTCACCCTCCCAGGGTCCGGTTCCAAGGTGTCGGGCACGTCAAGGTCAACCAGCACCGTCAGGTGGTCGGCAAGGTCAAGACCGTCTCGGTGAAGCGCGAGGGCAAGCGCTGGTATGTAGTGCTGACCGCCGAGCAGTCCAAGCCCGAACCGTTGGAACCCACCGGTTCGGTGGTCGGCATCGACCTGGGCATCGCCAACTTCCTCGCCGACTCCAACGGTGGCTTCGTTTCCAACCCGCGCTTCGGCCGGGAGAACGCCGAGGCCCTCGCGCAGGCTCAGCGGCACCTGGCCACCTTCCCCCGTGCTTGCCGGGACAACCGCGCCAAGAAGCACCGCCGGGCCGTCGAGAAGGTCGCCGACCTGCACGGCAAGGTCCGCCGCCAACGGCTCGACCACGCGCACAAGACCGCCCTCACCCTGGTGCGCCGGCACGATCTGATCGCGCACGAGAAGCTGAGCATCAGCAACATGGTGCGGACGCCGAAGCCGAAGCCGGACCCCGCGCGGCCGGGCGGCTTCCTGCCCAATGGTGCCGCCTCGAAGGCCGGGCTGAACAAGTCGATCACAGATGCGGGTTGGGGGGTGTTCCTCGCGATCCTCACCAGCAAGGCTGCAAGCGCCGGCCGGACGATTATCGCGGTGGACCCCCGCAACACCTCCCGGACGTGCCCACAACCCGCGTGTGGCCACGTCTCCGGGGAGAACCGAACCACTCAGGCAAAGTTCCACTGCGTACGGTGTGGCCACACGGACCACGCGGACACGGTGGGTGCCATCAACGTTCTACGGGCCGGGCTGGTCCACTGCGACGCCAACCCGGCGTAA
- a CDS encoding glycosyltransferase, which translates to MPEPLISVVLPAHDQQGQLSSCLDSILDQSFGGFEVIVVTDPSPHCASELSQAVDEPRVTVLRLNAAVGVGHSRNAGAAHANGRYLLFLDSDHLVAPGAFLTLADRLRELEDSSAEPEARQPDVLLFGHTRLQAGRIWPGAASALLAQAGPDAFGLSDHPELLSAPAFAWDRLISRGLWSAASLAFPEGRYEEVPLVHHAMLTADRLAVLDRELVQLRRRETVHPAGSPGSSHFDIFDQYERSFALLDARSEKSLHSALFIRMIRHYLFVFDLAGCVPRAVRPQFFHRAAEHYQRWVPDGFKRPGGREGVKFSLLAGGSYGAFELAKLSQIARTAVTSRAGRRTDVA; encoded by the coding sequence ATGCCGGAACCACTGATCAGCGTCGTCCTTCCCGCCCACGACCAGCAAGGTCAGCTGTCCAGCTGCCTGGACTCGATTCTCGACCAGTCCTTCGGCGGCTTCGAGGTCATTGTCGTGACGGACCCCTCGCCGCATTGTGCGAGCGAGCTCTCGCAGGCTGTCGACGAGCCGCGGGTGACGGTGCTCCGACTGAACGCGGCCGTCGGCGTCGGCCACAGCCGCAACGCCGGGGCGGCCCACGCCAACGGCCGCTACCTGCTCTTCCTGGACAGCGACCACCTGGTCGCGCCCGGAGCCTTCCTGACCCTGGCCGACCGGCTGCGCGAGCTGGAGGACTCCAGCGCCGAGCCGGAAGCCCGCCAGCCGGACGTGCTGCTCTTCGGGCACACCCGACTGCAGGCCGGCCGGATCTGGCCGGGCGCCGCCTCCGCACTGCTGGCGCAGGCCGGGCCGGACGCCTTCGGCCTGTCCGACCACCCCGAACTGCTCAGCGCTCCCGCCTTCGCCTGGGACCGGCTGATCAGCCGCGGGCTCTGGTCCGCTGCCTCGCTGGCCTTCCCCGAGGGCCGCTACGAGGAGGTGCCGCTGGTGCACCACGCGATGCTGACGGCCGATCGGCTGGCCGTCCTGGACCGCGAACTCGTCCAGCTGCGCCGCCGCGAGACGGTGCACCCGGCCGGCTCGCCCGGGAGCAGCCACTTCGACATCTTCGACCAGTACGAGCGCAGCTTCGCGCTGCTCGACGCGAGGTCCGAGAAGTCCCTGCACTCGGCGCTGTTCATCCGGATGATCCGGCACTACCTCTTCGTCTTCGACCTGGCCGGCTGCGTCCCGCGGGCCGTCCGCCCGCAGTTCTTCCACCGCGCCGCCGAGCACTACCAGCGCTGGGTGCCGGACGGCTTCAAACGCCCCGGCGGGCGCGAGGGCGTGAAGTTCTCGCTGCTCGCGGGCGGTTCGTACGGTGCCTTCGAGTTGGCCAAGCTCTCCCAGATCGCCCGCACGGCGGTCACCTCCCGCGCCGGACGTCGCACGGACGTCGCGTAG
- a CDS encoding M48 family metalloprotease — protein sequence MDTDRPDFTPEQLARGRALRRAQVPWLLGGRAAALALSLLLGLTSVGAGLVEWAGRLFGGSWTAQVLAGTALLVLLGQLVGLPFAARIHAVRSAYGLVTQSWSGWAVDLARGLALTLALALPAALGLFALTGWSAHRWWLPAAGAAALLTVAVSFLFPLVVEPLFNRFTPMPDGELRTALLALAARDGVPIRDVLVADASRRTTALNAYVSGLGSTRRVVAYDTLLSTAEPREVELVVAHELGHVKHRDVAVGTVLGALGAAGAVCLLGLLTSLRPLLDAAGVPGVADPRALPLLAACGALLGTVAGPAQSAASRRIEARADRHALELTGDPEQFIAMQRRLAITNIADVDPPRVLEVLFASHPSTARRIAAARAWARASAHA from the coding sequence ATGGACACCGATCGCCCCGACTTCACCCCCGAGCAGCTCGCCCGTGGCCGGGCGCTGCGCCGCGCGCAGGTGCCGTGGCTGCTCGGCGGGCGCGCCGCCGCGCTGGCGCTCAGCCTGCTGCTCGGCCTCACCTCGGTCGGCGCCGGGCTGGTGGAGTGGGCCGGGCGGCTGTTCGGTGGCTCCTGGACGGCCCAGGTGCTGGCCGGCACCGCCCTGCTGGTGCTGCTCGGCCAGCTGGTCGGGCTGCCGTTCGCGGCCCGGATACACGCGGTGCGCTCCGCCTACGGACTCGTCACCCAGAGCTGGAGCGGCTGGGCGGTGGACCTGGCGCGCGGACTCGCGCTCACGCTGGCGCTGGCGCTGCCGGCCGCGCTCGGCCTCTTCGCGCTGACCGGCTGGTCCGCGCACCGCTGGTGGCTCCCGGCGGCGGGGGCGGCGGCGCTGCTGACGGTGGCCGTCTCGTTCCTCTTTCCGCTGGTCGTCGAGCCGCTCTTCAACCGCTTCACGCCGATGCCGGACGGTGAGCTGCGCACGGCGCTCCTCGCGCTGGCCGCGCGGGACGGGGTGCCGATCCGGGACGTCCTGGTCGCCGACGCCTCGCGGCGCACCACCGCGCTCAACGCCTACGTCTCCGGCCTGGGCTCGACCCGCCGGGTGGTCGCGTACGACACGCTGCTGAGCACCGCCGAGCCGCGCGAGGTGGAGCTGGTGGTCGCCCACGAGCTCGGCCACGTCAAGCACCGCGACGTGGCCGTCGGCACCGTGCTGGGCGCGCTCGGCGCGGCCGGCGCGGTCTGCCTGCTGGGCCTGCTGACCTCGCTGCGGCCACTGCTGGACGCGGCCGGCGTCCCAGGCGTCGCAGACCCGCGCGCGCTGCCGCTGCTGGCCGCCTGCGGCGCGCTGCTCGGCACCGTCGCCGGCCCGGCGCAGAGCGCCGCGAGTCGCCGGATCGAGGCCCGCGCAGACCGCCACGCGCTCGAACTGACCGGCGACCCCGAGCAGTTCATCGCCATGCAGCGCCGGCTCGCGATCACCAACATCGCCGACGTCGACCCGCCGCGGGTGCTGGAGGTGCTCTTCGCCAGCCACCCGAGCACCGCCCGCCGGATCGCCGCCGCCCGGGCGTGGGCCCGCGCCTCGGCCCACGCCTGA
- a CDS encoding DNA mismatch repair protein MutT — translation MYKNLARGIVALVFRCRPEAGRPHPTDEASAVAWLTPEEVGARMAEVYAVRVLDALGAEQAARVRAHDGRRVVSG, via the coding sequence GTGTACAAGAACCTGGCGCGCGGCATCGTCGCCCTGGTCTTCCGCTGCCGCCCCGAGGCCGGCCGGCCGCACCCGACCGATGAGGCCAGCGCCGTCGCGTGGCTCACCCCGGAGGAGGTGGGTGCGCGGATGGCGGAGGTCTATGCGGTGCGGGTGCTGGACGCGCTCGGGGCGGAGCAGGCGGCGCGGGTGCGGGCGCACGACGGGCGGCGGGTGGTCAGCGGCTGA
- a CDS encoding siderophore-interacting protein, with product MTEQPARRTPQAHEAQVLRNERIAPHMVRLVLGGTGLESFTGSEFTDHYIKLLFPAEGVSYPEPFDLARIREEFPREQWPVSRTYTVRDWAPGLGELTIDFVVHGDEGLAGPWAARALPGETVRFSGTGGGYAPDPSADWHLLAGDESALPAIAAALERMPAGAVGHAFVEVSGSEEEQKIVTPDGISVNWLHRGDRPIGEALVEAVGALDFPAGEVSAFVHGEAGFVKELRRQLRLERGIGRERLSISGYWRLGQSDEAWRASKREWNAQVDAEQEQGA from the coding sequence ATGACAGAGCAGCCGGCACGCAGGACACCGCAGGCCCACGAGGCACAGGTGCTGCGCAACGAGCGGATCGCTCCGCACATGGTGCGCCTCGTCCTCGGGGGCACCGGGCTGGAGAGCTTCACCGGGTCGGAGTTCACCGACCACTACATCAAGCTGCTCTTCCCGGCCGAGGGCGTGAGCTACCCGGAGCCCTTCGACCTGGCCCGCATCCGCGAGGAGTTCCCGCGCGAGCAGTGGCCGGTCTCCCGGACGTACACCGTGCGGGACTGGGCCCCGGGCCTGGGTGAGCTGACCATCGACTTCGTGGTCCATGGCGACGAGGGCCTCGCGGGGCCGTGGGCGGCCCGGGCGCTGCCGGGTGAGACGGTGCGCTTCTCGGGCACCGGTGGCGGCTACGCACCGGACCCGAGCGCCGACTGGCACCTGCTGGCGGGCGACGAGAGCGCGTTGCCCGCGATCGCCGCGGCACTCGAACGGATGCCGGCGGGCGCTGTGGGGCACGCCTTCGTCGAGGTGTCGGGCTCCGAGGAGGAGCAGAAGATCGTCACGCCCGACGGCATCAGCGTGAACTGGCTGCACCGGGGCGACCGTCCGATCGGCGAGGCCCTGGTCGAGGCGGTGGGCGCCCTGGACTTCCCCGCCGGCGAGGTGTCCGCCTTCGTGCACGGCGAGGCGGGCTTCGTGAAGGAGCTGCGGCGCCAGCTGCGCCTGGAGCGCGGCATCGGGCGCGAGCGGCTCTCGATCTCGGGCTACTGGCGGCTCGGCCAGAGCGACGAGGCCTGGCGGGCGAGCAAGCGCGAGTGGAACGCCCAGGTGGACGCCGAACAGGAACAGGGCGCCTGA
- a CDS encoding DUF2637 domain-containing protein, whose product MTPLFGYVEGHIEGYVEGYAEGYAQPDDPRTAPRDRVRDGTYGPGMRYDEGLGCAVGLVYGDAPSFNPVADSAVGWEAEAAFVPHPRMPTDRAVPVMTGPPMAGSPMAGPAAPGRRRRQPARPAWPEVIGSLFGALTAVTVAAVCVLGWAFSYDPLRALAYSRVPRGLSQLWPVIVYGPWLAGCLSVLRAALHGRQPVHSWVVVVLFSGLATGLCVADVSRTLPDLVVTGLPPLTAVISLHQLVRQLTTARGMGRRPGRQAAHKSPR is encoded by the coding sequence ATGACGCCGCTCTTTGGCTACGTCGAGGGCCACATCGAGGGCTACGTCGAGGGATACGCCGAGGGATACGCCCAGCCCGACGACCCCCGGACAGCGCCCCGCGACCGCGTCCGGGACGGAACCTACGGACCAGGCATGCGGTACGACGAGGGCCTCGGCTGCGCCGTCGGCCTCGTATACGGCGACGCGCCCTCGTTCAACCCGGTCGCCGATTCGGCGGTCGGGTGGGAGGCCGAGGCGGCGTTCGTTCCGCATCCCCGGATGCCGACGGACCGGGCCGTGCCGGTCATGACAGGCCCGCCCATGGCAGGCTCGCCCATGGCAGGCCCGGCGGCTCCTGGGCGCCGACGCCGACAGCCGGCCAGGCCGGCCTGGCCGGAGGTGATCGGCTCACTGTTCGGCGCGTTGACGGCGGTCACGGTCGCCGCGGTCTGCGTGCTGGGTTGGGCGTTCTCCTACGACCCGTTGCGGGCCTTGGCGTACTCGCGAGTGCCGCGCGGACTGTCGCAACTGTGGCCGGTCATCGTCTACGGACCGTGGCTCGCGGGGTGCCTGTCGGTCCTGCGTGCCGCCCTGCACGGACGTCAGCCCGTCCACTCCTGGGTCGTGGTCGTGCTGTTCTCCGGTCTCGCGACAGGACTGTGCGTAGCGGATGTCTCGCGGACGCTTCCCGACCTCGTCGTGACCGGACTGCCTCCCCTCACTGCCGTCATCTCACTGCATCAACTCGTCCGCCAGCTCACCACCGCCCGGGGTATGGGCCGACGGCCGGGCCGACAGGCCGCGCACAAATCCCCGCGCTGA